A region from the Brassica napus cultivar Da-Ae chromosome C8, Da-Ae, whole genome shotgun sequence genome encodes:
- the LOC125591796 gene encoding uncharacterized protein LOC125591796: MEECRRHRRRNHRVVLLNRIEDEIEKYKETWGLEEDISLWMDGKGKFKRVFSSRETWEIIRERHAPCSWSTVVWFKHATPKFSFILWMAMHDRLSTGDHMRFWNENVDTSCVLCQDPIETKEHLFFECSFSTLIWQKLMERLLGNEFTVKWEELIVLCTRAVRTEIQRFIVKYALQLTAYSIWRERNKMRHGETALSHDLLTTMIEKDMRNRLYTIQRQGDSDLEGGLRYWFSTR, from the coding sequence ATGGAAGAATGCAGGAGGCATCGTAGAAGGAACCATCGAGTTGTTCTGTTGAATAGAATAGAGGATGAGATTGAGAAGTATAAAGAAACTTGGGGTTTAGAAGAAGATATTTCATTATGGATGGATGGTAAAGGGAAATTTAAACGAGTTTTTTCATCAAGGGAGACTTGGGAGATTATTAGAGAGAGGCATGCTCCCTGTAGTTGGAGTACAGTGGTGTGGTTCAAGCATGCCACAcctaaattttctttcatcttatgGATGGCAATGCATGACAGGCTTTCAACGGGGGATCACATGAGGTTTTGGAATGAGAATGTGGATACTTCTTGCGTTCTATGTCAGGATCCGATTGAAACAAAGGAGCACTTATTCTTTGAATGTTCTTTCTCCACTCTGATATGGCAGAAGCTGATGGAGAGACTTTTGGGTAATGAGTTTACAGTGAAATGGGAGGAGCTGATTGTGCTCTGTACAAGGGCAGTGAGGACGGAAATACAGAGATTTATAGTCAAGTATGCTTTGCAACTAACTGCATATAGCATATGGAGGGAAAGAAACAAAATGAGGCATGGAGAAACTGCTCTATCTCATGATTTGTTGACTACGATGATAGAGAAGGATATGAGGAATAGGCTTTATACAATACAAAGGCAAGGTGATTCAGATTTGGAGGGGGGATTGAGATATTGGTTCAGTACAAGATAG